TGCACCAGCAGTCCGGCCCCGCGGGCCGCGTCCCGCAGTCGGTGGGGCGGCCGCCACGGCCCCACCAGCAGCGCCGCGCCGGCCAGCCCCAGCCCCGCCAGCAGGAGACCCGCCGCCTCGGCCCTGGCTGCCCCCTCCCAGGGACGGTAGGTAGTCCAGGCGGCAGCCGCGGCGTGCAGCGCCAGCCCCAGGTGCAGAGGCAGCCACAGCCCCCATACGGCCGGAGGCCGTGGCTGGGGCCGTCCGAAGAAGATGACGACGGTGCGCAGGGATACCCCCACCACCGCCGACAGGACGAAGCCCAGCAGCATCGCGTCGTGCAAGAGCTGCTGTCGGTCGAAGGGCACCAACAGCGGCCCCGGGCCGGCCGCGGGCGTCCACGCCATCCCCAGGGCCTTGACCGCTACGAGCCAGGCCACCGCCGCCGCCAGGTGGGGCGCGAAGGAGCGGCCCTGCGTCAGGCCCTGGCGCAGGGCCGGGAGCAGCAGGGCGGCGAAGACGATGGCGCCGGCCAGCTCCAGCGCTGCTGAGGCCCGGATCGCGAGAGCGCCGACCTGGCCCGTGGCCAGAGGTTGGCCCAGGACCCTGATGGCGAGGCCGCTGGCAGTGGCCGCAAGGGAGACCAGGGCAGGGACGAAGGGGACAGGCGGCGCGCCGGCGAAGCGGGGCAAGAGCCGATAGGCCATGCCCATCACGAACAGGCCCGCCCAGCCGGCCAACTGGGCATGGCCATGGGCCTGGGCCAGGGCGGGCCAGCGCTCGCCCAGGTCGCTCACGCCCGTCCGGGCCAGGGCCAGCAAGATGCCCAGCGAAAAGCCGGCCGCCAGGGCTGCCGTCAGGGCACCGCCTGCGAACAGCAGGTGCAGGGCCTCCGGCTCCTCGCGGGGCTGCTGGCTCGCTGTCGCGGTCACCGGCCTGCCCCCAGTATAGAAGGGACAGACTGCCTAGGCCCATACGGAGCCCTCTGGAGGGTAGAGCGGCTCGGGCCAGGCCTGCGTATACTTGGTGTGCAAGGCCTTCTCCCCCCGCAGGAGGGCGGGCGTAAGGTGGGTGGCGGCTGGCAAAGGCGCTTCGCCTCGGCCGACATCTCCTGGGAGGACCTGGGGCGGGCCTGGGGACCACCCGCGAGGATATGCCGGAGTTCACTCGCCTGTATGTTAACGCCGGGAGGGCCGTCTTCGTCTGGTCAATGGGTGTGACCGTGCACAAGTTCGGGGTGGAGAACGTCCGCGCCATCATCGACCTGGCCCTGGCCAGGGGAATGGTGGGGCGGCCGGGCACAGTAGCGATGTTCTGGCCCGAGGCCCACGTCCTGGTGCCCAGGGGCGTGTCGGACCCTCAGTGCGGCATCCCCGCCTGCCGCGACGCCTGGGTGGAGGTGCTGCCAGCCCGGGAGGCCGAGGCCCGCGGCTGAGGTGGGGCGAATGCGCCTGCTGGTCTGGCTCCTGGCGATGGCCCTGGCGGGGATGGTGGGCCTGATAGCGGTGGTGGCCTTCCAGCGTGAGCTGCCGCCGGTGCCGGAGCTGGAGGTGTTGAGGGAAGAGGCGCCACCCACCGTCGGCCCCACGCCCACCCCCCTGCCGTCGCCGCCGCCACAGCCCACGCAGCTGGCCCTCGAGCTGATACAACGCAACACCACCATCATCGAGGCGACGGCCCCCAGAGGCCATGGCCCTCTGATACAGGTGTCGCGGGGCACGGGGATGGTGGTCCGTCTGCTCCCCGATGGCTACGTCATCCTCACCGCCGGGCACGTGCTGGACTCCGGCACCACCGTGCGGGCGCGGCGAGTGGAGGCCCGCGTCTGGTGCGAGGGCCGCATGATCAGCGACTACGAGAGCTCGGACGTGGCCGTCCTCTACTGCCACTTCGGCGAGGCCAGCGGTCTGCCCCGGCTCTCGCTGCCCACGCTGTTGACCGGCGCCCGCGACTACGACGGGCGGCCTGTCCTCTTTCGCTGTCACTTCGACGACGCCCCCCGCCTGGGCAAGGTGCTGGGCCAGGTCCTCTCGTCCACCGGCCAGCCCATGCTGGTGACCGATATCCCCGCCGAGCCAGGCTGCAGCGGCTCCGCCCTCCTGGACACCGAGGGCAACCTCATCGGCGTGGTGGTGGGGTCCGACCGGGAGCGGGGGACGGCCCTGGCGGCGGTGCTGCCTCAGGGCCTGAACCCGTAGTCACCATCGCCGGCCTCCCCCGCTAACAGCGGCGGGCCGTCGTGCGTCCCCACTATGG
Above is a genomic segment from Dehalococcoidia bacterium containing:
- a CDS encoding NnrS family protein, whose product is MTATASQQPREEPEALHLLFAGGALTAALAAGFSLGILLALARTGVSDLGERWPALAQAHGHAQLAGWAGLFVMGMAYRLLPRFAGAPPVPFVPALVSLAATASGLAIRVLGQPLATGQVGALAIRASAALELAGAIVFAALLLPALRQGLTQGRSFAPHLAAAVAWLVAVKALGMAWTPAAGPGPLLVPFDRQQLLHDAMLLGFVLSAVVGVSLRTVVIFFGRPQPRPPAVWGLWLPLHLGLALHAAAAAWTTYRPWEGAARAEAAGLLLAGLGLAGAALLVGPWRPPHRLRDAARGAGLLVQVAVAWLGLGGLLLSAVGAMAVADGGPVPHARVDAARHLLAVGAVTTMILGMAYLVMPAFALSRQQGRPQRWAVALALACLPAAAVMRTAGGWLSGETEAADHLTATAGVLAWLAVAAFAVALGLALRARRGVPLPGGR
- a CDS encoding serine protease translates to MRLLVWLLAMALAGMVGLIAVVAFQRELPPVPELEVLREEAPPTVGPTPTPLPSPPPQPTQLALELIQRNTTIIEATAPRGHGPLIQVSRGTGMVVRLLPDGYVILTAGHVLDSGTTVRARRVEARVWCEGRMISDYESSDVAVLYCHFGEASGLPRLSLPTLLTGARDYDGRPVLFRCHFDDAPRLGKVLGQVLSSTGQPMLVTDIPAEPGCSGSALLDTEGNLIGVVVGSDRERGTALAAVLPQGLNP